One genomic segment of Mangifera indica cultivar Alphonso chromosome 6, CATAS_Mindica_2.1, whole genome shotgun sequence includes these proteins:
- the LOC123219798 gene encoding transcription factor RF2b-like: MVPFLQNWTHHQKRDPSEVSFDTMTTTTTMMMTADSIGGGGEVEEFGSEDDLFSTYINVDKLTSEGGGNGDDIGNGNGNCNGDSGQNGAVQSGTTTTSFKGRQDEHRHRSSIDKYDEIMEAKKAMPPDKLAELWNVDPKRAKRILANRQSAARSKERKARYIKELERKVQKLQTEATSLSAQLSLFQRDTTGLSSENTELKVRLQAMEQQAQLCDALNETLAKEVERLKIATGEIMASCDSYNSTVQPNPYIESTIFAVVQQPGSIAGHQNFQLLTDPISDSSQIDSLGRLQGLDICNSGTGSSFVKSEGPCLSASESSTTF; the protein is encoded by the exons ATGGTGCCGTTTTTACAAAACTGGACCCACCACCAGAAGAGGGACCCCTCGGAGGTGAGCTTCGACACgatgacgacgacgacgacgatgATGATGACTGCAGATTCgattggtggtggtggtgaggTGGAGGAATTTGGGTCGGAGGATGACTTGTTTTCCACATACATTAACGTCGACAAGTTAACCAGCGAAGGAGGCGGTAATGGTGATGATATTGGGAATGGAAATGGGAATTGTAATGGTGACAGTGGACAAAACGGTGCGGTTCAAAGTGGGACAACTACGACGTCGTTTAAGGGACGGCAGGATGAGCACAGGCATAGAAGTTCTATTGATAAATATGACGAAATAATGGAAGCTAAAAAAGCTATGCCACCTGATAAATTAGCTGAGCTTTGGAATGTTGATCCCAAACGAGCCAAaag GATATTGGCAAATCGGCAGTCGGCTGCTCGTTCAAAAGAGAGAAAGGCTCGTTATATAAAAGAACTTGAACGCAAAGTTCAGAAGCTTCAGACTGAAGCTACATCTCTTTCTGCCCAGCTCAGTTTGTTTCAG aGGGATACAACGGGTTTGAGTAGCGAAAATACGGAGCTGAAGGTTCGGCTACAAGCGATGGAACAACAAGCTCAGTTGTGCGATG CTCTCAATGAAACGTTGGCGAAGGAAGTGGAGAGGCTTAAGATTGCAACTGGGGAAATAATGGCTTCCTGTGATTCATATAATTCGACAGTACAGCCAAATCCATACATCGAGTCCACCATTTTTGCAGTTGTGCAGCAACCAGGTTCAATTGCTGGCCACCAGAATTTTCAATTGCTGACGGACCCCATCTCTGATAGCTCACAGATTGACTCACTAGGGCGATTACAAGGGCTTGACATCTGTAATAGTGGCACAGGATCGAGTTTTGTGAAATCCGAAGGCCCTTGCCTTTCTGCAAGTGAAAGTAGCACCACATTTTGA
- the LOC123218359 gene encoding non-specific lipid-transfer protein 1-like isoform X2 gives MASSQILKVAFIAVLIVSMLMGGGRVGAKITCEQVTIWLTPCIGYGVMGGPVPVSCCQGIRALNAASNTTEDRQAQCNCVKEGAAKIPGLDYDRVNTLPGICGSNCPYKLTHDLDCSKVK, from the exons ATGGCCAGCTCTCAAATTTTGAAGGTGGCATTCATAGCTGTGCTGATTGTGAGCATGTTAATGGGGGGTGGTCGTGTTGGTGCAAAAATAACATGCGAACAAGTGACCATTTGGCTGACACCATGCATAGGTTACGGTGTAATGGGAGGACCTGTTCCGGTGAGTTGCTGCCAAGGAATTAGAGCACTCAACGCTGCCTCGAACACCACTGAAGATCGTCAAGCTCAGTGCAACTGTGTTAAAGAAGGAGCTGCAAAGATCCCTGGACTTGACTACGATCGTGTTAACACACTTCCTGGTATTTGTGGGAGTAATTGTCCTTATAAGCTTACTCACGACCTTGACTGTTCTAA GGTGAAGTAA
- the LOC123218359 gene encoding non-specific lipid-transfer protein-like isoform X3, whose product MASSQILKVAFIAVLIVSMLMGGGRVGAKITCEQVTIWLTPCIGYGVMGGPVPVSCCQGIRALNAASNTTEDRQAQCNCVKEGAAKIPGLDYDRVNTLPG is encoded by the exons ATGGCCAGCTCTCAAATTTTGAAGGTGGCATTCATAGCTGTGCTGATTGTGAGCATGTTAATGGGGGGTGGTCGTGTTGGTGCAAAAATAACATGCGAACAAGTGACCATTTGGCTGACACCATGCATAGGTTACGGTGTAATGGGAGGACCTGTTCCGGTGAGTTGCTGCCAAGGAATTAGAGCACTCAACGCTGCCTCGAACACCACTGAAGATCGTCAAGCTCAGTGCAACTGTGTTAAAGAAGGAGCTGCAAAGATCCCTGGACTTGACTACGATCGTGTTAACACACTTCCTG GGTGA
- the LOC123218359 gene encoding non-specific lipid-transfer protein 1-like isoform X1: protein MASSQILKVAFIAVLIVSMLMGGGRVGAKITCEQVTIWLTPCIGYGVMGGPVPVSCCQGIRALNAASNTTEDRQAQCNCVKEGAAKIPGLDYDRVNTLPGFVSLSLSINSFTFTRACLLILMGF from the exons ATGGCCAGCTCTCAAATTTTGAAGGTGGCATTCATAGCTGTGCTGATTGTGAGCATGTTAATGGGGGGTGGTCGTGTTGGTGCAAAAATAACATGCGAACAAGTGACCATTTGGCTGACACCATGCATAGGTTACGGTGTAATGGGAGGACCTGTTCCGGTGAGTTGCTGCCAAGGAATTAGAGCACTCAACGCTGCCTCGAACACCACTGAAGATCGTCAAGCTCAGTGCAACTGTGTTAAAGAAGGAGCTGCAAAGATCCCTGGACTTGACTACGATCGTGTTAACACACTTCCTG ggtttgtttcACTGTCACTTAGTATCAACTCATTCACTTTTACAAGGGcatgtttgttaattttaatggggt tttag